A single genomic interval of Nasonia vitripennis strain AsymCx chromosome PSR unlocalized genomic scaffold, Nvit_psr_1.1 chrPSR_random0001, whole genome shotgun sequence harbors:
- the LOC116417960 gene encoding uncharacterized protein LOC116417960 encodes MEELYACVRFTDELKKNQFVSIKEIKVDKSDTHHIRPATVDDFDPQRQYDILWCLCDTIDCTDINNKSCEYHKGYIVCLAETLADAEEKGNSTRFRLPRKIFSPSDPKLPSNSQTILQKNCSQSTVSGLHNFNEKLVVKLDNLNHAKAIEKAKLRASKEQLGAYAKNQFTGGRKSFLSFSQNDHDNGKRRSNEDEHNVNGPLLNKKSRTAREKDPLSLDEDSEPEIPDDYEDSYSEKETRSRPTTPIDNLSDTHEGTNDQTLHDGIERDNLRPVRGIRKPPKQARPRQLQPAEISADERAINLYITPEAVDVDPRDRQKYQTFENNMIYLGGGKAVDKEFWEFLKLRGDLLFLRETAELICGKHDLVNRCIKEKKTSVTIQGRSPRKAIPPSKYFLIRELFQDYMKEREYDKSTRDRLLSTFNRQLGYKIQDLRKALFN; translated from the exons ATGGAGGAATTGTACGCATGCGTCAGGTTTACTGAtgagttgaaaaaaaatcagtttgtATCTATCAAGGAGATTAAAGTTGATAAAAGTGATACGCATCACATAAGACCTGCAACGGTTGATGACTTTGATCCTCAACGCCAGTATGATATATTGTGGTGCCTTTGTGATACCATTGATTGCACAGACATAAACAATAAAAGCTGTGAATACCACAAAGGATACATTGTATGTCTTGCAG AGACTTTAGCCGATGCTGAAGAAAAAGGCAATTCAACTCGTTTTCGCCTtccaagaaaaattttttcaccCTCTGACCCAAAGCTACCTTCAAATTCTCAAACGATTCTGCAGAAAAACTGCAGTCAATCTACTGTCTCTGGTTTGCATAATTTTAATGAGAAGCTTGTAGTAAAACTAGATAAC TTGAATCACGCTAAAGCTATTGAGAAAGCAAAATTGAGAGCTTCTAAAGAGCAATTAGGCGCATATGCAAAGAATCAATTTACAGGTGGTCGGAAAAGTTTTCTGAGTTTCAGTCAAAATGATCATGATAATGGAAAAAGGCGTAGCAATGAAGATGAACATAATGTTAATGGTCCATTATTAAATAAGAAATCTCGAACAG CAAGAGAAAAGGATCCTCTTTCTCTAGATGAAG ATAGTGAACCAGAGATTCCTGATGACTATGAAGACAGTTATTCTGAAAAAGAGACTCGTTCAAGACCAACCACTCCAATAGATAATTTATCCGATACTCATGAGGGGACTAATGATCAGACATTACATGATGGAATTGAACGTGACAACTTAAGACCAG TGCGAGGCATTCGTAAGCCACCAAAGCAAGCTAGACCAAGACAATTACAACCTGCTGAAATAAGTGCAGATGAACGAGCGATAAACTTATATATCACACCTGAAGCTGTTGATGTTGATCCTCGAGATAGACAAAAATATCAAACTTTTGAGAACAATATG atctATTTAGGAGGAGGAAAAGCTGTGGACAAAGAATTTTGGGAATTTTTGAAACTACGAGGTGATTTGCTTTTCTTGAGAGAAACAGCAGAACTTATTTGTGGTAAACACGACTTAGTAAACAGATgtatcaaagaaaaaaaaacctctGTTACTATACAAGGTCGTAGTCCTCGGAAAGCAATCCCACCaagcaaatattttttaatacgag aattgTTTCAAGATTATATGAAAGAAAGAGAGTATGACAAGTCAACCAGAGATAGATTGCTATCTACTTTTAATCGACAGTTAGGTTATAAAATCCAAGATTTAAGAAAAGCTTTGTTCAATTAA
- the LOC116417959 gene encoding uncharacterized protein LOC116417959: protein MGNIFLQKNTNDSTKAEDAGLNTKNSNCIVKCDEQEGESKCISFDNSYEAVDNTQDNSMDMVRCIHDESTQWEVRVDGDSSDTDNGECKADYSNKKLLKTSNFNDLLSNPKFLETITTSVDKSPGEIFLILLKLTLLHKLPLSCTSDLFRLVNCIFKESVLPETSYMLDKILNTKTNIEFFGICPNCEICVGKIETFKSSVECDICSFNIDLFKPSLENIFLIIDPSEDITNSINLHSRFYNYVVNERKYDGSIKDIYDGKLYREFVSNLQQNDRSSYVTAILNTDGAPTFECSKYSIWPIYIQINEIPIAARLKSSIVCGMWFGKKKPPMNSFLQPLVNKLNELSINGIECNINNVPRHITLHVLIICVDSVARAPMQCHKQFNGKYGCSWCLHPGEWFEGSMRYPILVYYPKERRQEQTVRFMEIVTENEDVQDCYGVKGVSPLINLNSFDIVSGFVPDYMHCYLAGVGKQITECILQKLSIEVIVVDKILKSILVPQQLARFSRPLSDRNDWKAKEWEKFILHYSIPLFKYLLEDEIVEYWTLLVDSLYILLKDCITMEELDNADRMLHEFNLKRKNFLLKKQ, encoded by the exons atGGGAAATATT tttttgcaaaaaaataccAATGATTCAACAAAGGCTGAGGATGCTGGTTTGAATACTAAAAACAGTAATTGTATTGTAAAATGTGACGAACAGGAAGGAGAAAGTAAATGCATTAGTTTTGATAACAGTTATGAAGCAGTAGATAATACGCAGGACAATTCAATGGATATG GTTAGATGTATACACGATGAATCAACACAATGGGAAGTGCGTGTAGATGGCGATTCAAGCGACACTGACAATGGTGAATGCAAAGCAGATTATTCAaacaaaaagttattaaaaactaGTAACTTTAATGATCTTCTAAGTAATCCAAAATTTTTAGAAACTATTACAACTTCAGTAGATAAAAGCCCAGGCGAAATATTCTTGATACTTTTAAAGTTAACATTATTACATAAACTTCCATTGAGTTGCACTAGTGATTTATTTCGCTTAGtaaattgtatatttaaagaaTCAGTATTACCAGAGACTTCTTATATGCTCGATAAAATTCTTAATACTAaaacaaatattgaattttttggcATTTGTCCAAATTGTGAAATATGTGTAGGAAAAATTGAGACATTCAAAAGCTCAGTGGAATGTGATATTTGCTCATTTAATATTGATTTGTTTAAGCCatctttagaaaatatttttttgataattgATCCATCAGAAGATATAACAAATTCTATTAATCTTCACAGTAGGTTTTATAATTATGTTGTAAATGAAAGAAAGTATGATGGATCGATCAAAGATATTTATGACGGGAAATTGTATCGAGAATTTGTTAGCAATTTACAACAAAATGATAGAAGCTCGTATGTAACTGCAATTTTGAATACAGATGGAGCACCAACATTTGAATGTTCAAAATATTCCATTTGGCCAATATATATACAGATAAATGAAATACCTATAGCAGCCAGACTTAAAAGTTCGATAGTATGCGGAATGTGGTTTGGTAAAAAGAAACCACCAATGAACAGTTTTTTGCAACCTTTAGTTAATAAACTAAACGAACTGTCCATTAACGGAATTGaatgtaatataaataatgtacCACGTCACATAACATTACATGTCTTAATTATATGCGTTGATTCTGTAGCTAGAGCTCCTATGCAATGTCACAAGCAATTTAATGGCAAGTATGGTTGCTCTTGGTGCTTACATCCAGGTGAATGGTTTGAAGGAAGCATGCGTTATCCAATTTTAGTTTATTATCCAAAAGAAAGAAGACAAGAACAAACTGTACGGTTTATGGAGATTGTAACTGAGAATGAAGATGTTCAAGATTGTTATGGTGTTAAAGGCGTATCACCTTTAATAAATCTGAACAGTTTTGATATCGTCAGCGGTTTTGTGCCTGACTATATGCATTGCTACTTAGCTGGTGTGGGAAAACAAATTACAGAATGCATTCTCCAAAAACTATCAATCGAAGTTATTGttgttgataaaattttaaaaagcatACTAGTTCCTCAACAATTAGCGCGTTTTAGTAGGCCACTTAGCGATAGGAATGATTGGAAAGCTAAAGAGTgggaaaaatttattttacattacAGTATtcctttatttaaatatttattagaaGACGAAATAGTTGAGTATTGGACATTATTAGTCGATAGTTTATACATCTTATTAAAAGATTGTATTACAATGGAGGAACTTGACAATGCTGATCGAATGCTTCATGAATTTAACCTCAAACGGAAAAACTTTTTACTAAAAAAGCAATGA
- the LOC116417956 gene encoding uncharacterized protein LOC116417956 — translation MAIANAKKRFVWYSIGDFGSLNDASVFSDTDFASQLANDELDIPPSRPLPNTDIEMPFMFIADEIFALSKHLMKSFSKSGELTVEEKVFNYRLKRARLCIECAFGIIVKKYQILQQKLKFDLTTSHFIVAAIICLHNFLITSAENNMDDVNEEVVEGNNQNEEDQNLRLTPVQQRQLLTAYFSSDAGSVDWQLDYI, via the exons ATGGCTATTGCTAATGCAAAAAAACGTTTTGTTTGGTACAGTATAGGAGACTTTG GTTCTCTAAATGATGCCAGTGTATTCTCTGATACAGATTTTGCTTCTCAATTAGCAAATGACGAGTTAGATATTCCTCCATCAAGGCCACTACCGAACACAGATATAGAAATGCCTTTCATGTTTATAGCCGATGAAATTTTTGCATTGAGCAAACATCTTATGAAGTCTTTTAGTAAATCTGGAGAATTGACAGTAGAAGAAAAGGTTTttaattacagattgaaaagagCCAGATTATGTATAGAATGTGCTTTTGGaattatagtaaaaaagtatcaaattttgcaacagaaattaaaatttgatttaacaACTAGTCATTTTATAGTCGCTGCAATCATATGTTTGCATAATTTCCTGATTACAAGTGCAGAGAACAATATGGATGACGTAAATGAAGAAGTTGTAGAAGGTAATAATCAGAACGAAGAGGATCAGAATCTGCGATTGACACCTGTACAACAAAGACAGCTATTAACAGCCTATTTCTCTTCAGATGCTGGCTCAGTTGATTGGCAATTAGACTATATTTAA